From one Orcinus orca chromosome 10, mOrcOrc1.1, whole genome shotgun sequence genomic stretch:
- the STK38 gene encoding serine/threonine-protein kinase 38 isoform X1: protein MAMTGSTPCSAMSNHTKERVTMTKVTLENFYSNLIAQHEEREMRQKKLEKVMEEEGLKDEEKRLRRSAHARKETEFLRLKRTRLGLEDFESLKVIGRGAFGEVRLVQKKDTGHVYAMKILRKADMLEKEQVGHIRAERDILVEADSLWVVKMFYSFQDKLNLYLIMEFLPGGDMMTLLMKKDTLTEEETQFYAAETVLAIDSIHQLGFIHRDIKPDNLLLDSKGHVKLSDFGLCTGLKKAHRTEFYRNLNHSLPSDFTFQNMNSKRKAETWKRNRRQLAFSTVGTPDYIAPEVFMQTGYNKLCDWWSLGVIMYEMLIGYPPFCSETPQETYKKVMNWKETLTFPPEVPISEKAKDLILRFCCEWEHRIGAPGVEEIKSNSFFEGVDWEHIRERPAAISIEIKSIDDTSNFDEFPESDILKPTVATSNHPDTDYKNKDWVFINYTYKRFEGLTARGAIPSYMKAAK from the exons ATGGCAATGACAGGCTCAACACCTTGCTCGGCCATGAGTAATCACACAAAGGAAAGGGTGACAATGACCAAAGTGACACTGGAGAATTTTTATAGCAACCTTATCGCTCAACATGAAGAACGAGAAATGAG acaaaagaagttagaaaaagtGATGGAAGAAGAAGGCCTAAAAGATGAAGAG AAACGACTCAGGAGATCAGCACATGCTCGGAAGGAAACAGAGTTTCTTCGTTTGAAGAGAACAagacttggattggaagattttgAGTCCTTAAAAGTAATAGGCAGAGGAGCATTTGGTGAG GTGCGGCTTGTTCAGAAGAAAGATACAGGGCATGTGTATGCAATGAAAATACTCCGTAAAGCAGATATGCTTGAAAAAGAACAG GTTGGCCACATTCGTGCGGAGCGTGACATTCTAGTGGAGGCAGACAGTTTGTGGGTTGTGAAAATGTTCTATAGTTTTCAGGATAAGCTAAACCTCTACCTAATCATGGAGTTCCTGCCTGGAG GGGACATGATGACCCTGCTGATGAAGAAAGACACACTGACAGAAGAGGAGACTCAGTTTTATGCAGCAGAGACAGTATTAGCCATAGACTCCATCCACCAACTCGGATTCATCCACAGAGACATCAAACCAGACAACCTTCTCCTGGACAGCAAG GGCCACGTGAAACTTTCTGACTTTGGCCTTTGCACAGGACTGAAAAAAGCACATAGGACAGAATTTTATAGGAATCTGAACCACAGCCTCCCCAGTGATTTCA CTTTTCAGAACATGAATTCCAAAAGGAAAGCAGAAACCTGGAAAAGAAACAGACGTCAGCTA GCCTTCTCCACAGTAGGCACTCCTGACTACATTGCTCCTGAGGTGTTCATGCAGACCGGGTACAACAAGCTCTGTGATTGGTGGTCGCTGGGGGTGATCATGTATGAAATGCTTATTG GCTACCCACCTTTCTGTTCTGAGACCCCTCAAGAGACATATAAGAAGGTGATGAACTGGAAAGAAACTTTGACTTTTCCTCCAGAAGTTCCTATTTCTGAGAAAGCCAAGGATCTAATTTTGAG ATTCTGCTGTGAATGGGAACATAGAATTGGAGCCCCTGGAGTTGAGGAAATCAAAAGTAACTCTTTTTTTGAAGGTGTTGACTGGGAACATATCAG AGAGAGGCCTGCTGCAATATCTATTGAAATCAAAAGCATTGATGATACCTCAAACTTCGATGAGTTTCCAGAATCTGATATTCTTAAGCCAACAG TGGCAACAAGTAATCACCCTGACACTGACTACAAGAACAAAGACTGGGTCTTCATCAATTACACATACAAGCGCTTTGAGGGTCTGACTGCGCGGGGGGCAATACCTTCCTACATGAAAGCAGCAAAGTAG
- the STK38 gene encoding serine/threonine-protein kinase 38 isoform X3, with amino-acid sequence MAMTGSTPCSAMSNHTKERVTMTKVTLENFYSNLIAQHEEREMRQKKLEKVMEEEGLKDEEKRLRRSAHARKETEFLRLKRTRLGLEDFESLKVIGRGAFGEVRLVQKKDTGHVYAMKILRKADMLEKEQVGHIRAERDILVEADSLWVVKMFYSFQDKLNLYLIMEFLPGGDMMTLLMKKDTLTEEETQFYAAETVLAIDSIHQLGFIHRDIKPDNLLLDSKGHVKLSDFGLCTGLKKAHRTEFYRNLNHSLPSDFTFQNMNSKRKAETWKRNRRQLAFSTVGTPDYIAPEVFMQTGYNKLCDWWSLGVIMYEMLIERGLLQYLLKSKALMIPQTSMSFQNLIFLSQQWQQVITLTLTTRTKTGSSSITHTSALRV; translated from the exons ATGGCAATGACAGGCTCAACACCTTGCTCGGCCATGAGTAATCACACAAAGGAAAGGGTGACAATGACCAAAGTGACACTGGAGAATTTTTATAGCAACCTTATCGCTCAACATGAAGAACGAGAAATGAG acaaaagaagttagaaaaagtGATGGAAGAAGAAGGCCTAAAAGATGAAGAG AAACGACTCAGGAGATCAGCACATGCTCGGAAGGAAACAGAGTTTCTTCGTTTGAAGAGAACAagacttggattggaagattttgAGTCCTTAAAAGTAATAGGCAGAGGAGCATTTGGTGAG GTGCGGCTTGTTCAGAAGAAAGATACAGGGCATGTGTATGCAATGAAAATACTCCGTAAAGCAGATATGCTTGAAAAAGAACAG GTTGGCCACATTCGTGCGGAGCGTGACATTCTAGTGGAGGCAGACAGTTTGTGGGTTGTGAAAATGTTCTATAGTTTTCAGGATAAGCTAAACCTCTACCTAATCATGGAGTTCCTGCCTGGAG GGGACATGATGACCCTGCTGATGAAGAAAGACACACTGACAGAAGAGGAGACTCAGTTTTATGCAGCAGAGACAGTATTAGCCATAGACTCCATCCACCAACTCGGATTCATCCACAGAGACATCAAACCAGACAACCTTCTCCTGGACAGCAAG GGCCACGTGAAACTTTCTGACTTTGGCCTTTGCACAGGACTGAAAAAAGCACATAGGACAGAATTTTATAGGAATCTGAACCACAGCCTCCCCAGTGATTTCA CTTTTCAGAACATGAATTCCAAAAGGAAAGCAGAAACCTGGAAAAGAAACAGACGTCAGCTA GCCTTCTCCACAGTAGGCACTCCTGACTACATTGCTCCTGAGGTGTTCATGCAGACCGGGTACAACAAGCTCTGTGATTGGTGGTCGCTGGGGGTGATCATGTATGAAATGCTTATTG AGAGAGGCCTGCTGCAATATCTATTGAAATCAAAAGCATTGATGATACCTCAAACTTCGATGAGTTTCCAGAATCTGATATTCTTAAGCCAACAG TGGCAACAAGTAATCACCCTGACACTGACTACAAGAACAAAGACTGGGTCTTCATCAATTACACATACAAGCGCTTTGAGGGTCTGA
- the STK38 gene encoding serine/threonine-protein kinase 38 isoform X2, producing the protein MAMTGSTPCSAMSNHTKERVTMTKVTLENFYSNLIAQHEEREMRQKKLEKVMEEEGLKDEEKRLRRSAHARKETEFLRLKRTRLGLEDFESLKVIGRGAFGEVRLVQKKDTGHVYAMKILRKADMLEKEQVGHIRAERDILVEADSLWVVKMFYSFQDKLNLYLIMEFLPGGDMMTLLMKKDTLTEEETQFYAAETVLAIDSIHQLGFIHRDIKPDNLLLDSKGHVKLSDFGLCTGLKKAHRTEFYRNLNHSLPSDFTFQNMNSKRKAETWKRNRRQLAFSTVGTPDYIAPEVFMQTGYNKLCDWWSLGVIMYEMLIDSAVNGNIELEPLELRKSKVTLFLKVLTGNISERGLLQYLLKSKALMIPQTSMSFQNLIFLSQQWQQVITLTLTTRTKTGSSSITHTSALRV; encoded by the exons ATGGCAATGACAGGCTCAACACCTTGCTCGGCCATGAGTAATCACACAAAGGAAAGGGTGACAATGACCAAAGTGACACTGGAGAATTTTTATAGCAACCTTATCGCTCAACATGAAGAACGAGAAATGAG acaaaagaagttagaaaaagtGATGGAAGAAGAAGGCCTAAAAGATGAAGAG AAACGACTCAGGAGATCAGCACATGCTCGGAAGGAAACAGAGTTTCTTCGTTTGAAGAGAACAagacttggattggaagattttgAGTCCTTAAAAGTAATAGGCAGAGGAGCATTTGGTGAG GTGCGGCTTGTTCAGAAGAAAGATACAGGGCATGTGTATGCAATGAAAATACTCCGTAAAGCAGATATGCTTGAAAAAGAACAG GTTGGCCACATTCGTGCGGAGCGTGACATTCTAGTGGAGGCAGACAGTTTGTGGGTTGTGAAAATGTTCTATAGTTTTCAGGATAAGCTAAACCTCTACCTAATCATGGAGTTCCTGCCTGGAG GGGACATGATGACCCTGCTGATGAAGAAAGACACACTGACAGAAGAGGAGACTCAGTTTTATGCAGCAGAGACAGTATTAGCCATAGACTCCATCCACCAACTCGGATTCATCCACAGAGACATCAAACCAGACAACCTTCTCCTGGACAGCAAG GGCCACGTGAAACTTTCTGACTTTGGCCTTTGCACAGGACTGAAAAAAGCACATAGGACAGAATTTTATAGGAATCTGAACCACAGCCTCCCCAGTGATTTCA CTTTTCAGAACATGAATTCCAAAAGGAAAGCAGAAACCTGGAAAAGAAACAGACGTCAGCTA GCCTTCTCCACAGTAGGCACTCCTGACTACATTGCTCCTGAGGTGTTCATGCAGACCGGGTACAACAAGCTCTGTGATTGGTGGTCGCTGGGGGTGATCATGTATGAAATGCTTATTG ATTCTGCTGTGAATGGGAACATAGAATTGGAGCCCCTGGAGTTGAGGAAATCAAAAGTAACTCTTTTTTTGAAGGTGTTGACTGGGAACATATCAG AGAGAGGCCTGCTGCAATATCTATTGAAATCAAAAGCATTGATGATACCTCAAACTTCGATGAGTTTCCAGAATCTGATATTCTTAAGCCAACAG TGGCAACAAGTAATCACCCTGACACTGACTACAAGAACAAAGACTGGGTCTTCATCAATTACACATACAAGCGCTTTGAGGGTCTGA